GATATGGAATTTGGATACATGGAATGCCGCTTAATGGAAATAGAGAGGAGCTTAATACGCGTGGTTGTATCGCAATTGAAAATAATCTTTTGACTACGGTGGATCAAATTATTGATTATCGCGATTCTTTGCTAATTACTTTTTCTAATGAGATTAAAGAGGTTAAAAAGCAAGATTTAGAGATTATCTTATCTAATTTGTTTCAGTGGAAAGAGGCGTGGAAAAATAATGTAATTGATACTTGCCTTTCTTTTTATGGTGAGGATTTTATTCGCTATGATGGACAAAAATACAATGCATTTGCTGCAGTGAAGCGACAAATTTTTGGTAAGGGTGAAGAAAAAAATATTCAATTTAATAAAATTAATATTTCACCTTATCCTAATGAAGAGAATAAGAATCTATTTAAAGTTAGTTATCATCAAGATTATAAAGCCTATTTGAATGGAAAGCTTAATTATTCTTCAAATGGGGATAAAGAGCTTTATGTTGAGCTAAGAAATGGGAAAATGCAAATTTTAGCAGAAAAGTAGAGATCTTAAAATATATTCTGCTCTTTTTAATGCAATGGTGCGATGTGA
This portion of the Helicobacter canadensis MIT 98-5491 genome encodes:
- a CDS encoding L,D-transpeptidase family protein; its protein translation is MKIIWLLLIAVFSYANEYDWIQVYRENGVEALEKKIDAILQTQDYWKEVMKDKDTRFGYYEDLKYLFIASKDAPKLESPKLKLYALENGKWVERLNANSLVGSKGGNKQKEGDLATPIGVYTLEKRLVNLDQYYGPLAFTTSYPNLYDRLQKRTGYGIWIHGMPLNGNREELNTRGCIAIENNLLTTVDQIIDYRDSLLITFSNEIKEVKKQDLEIILSNLFQWKEAWKNNVIDTCLSFYGEDFIRYDGQKYNAFAAVKRQIFGKGEEKNIQFNKINISPYPNEENKNLFKVSYHQDYKAYLNGKLNYSSNGDKELYVELRNGKMQILAEK